In Desulfocurvus vexinensis DSM 17965, the DNA window AGGGCGATGTCGCGCTTGTGGCGCTCGGCGGGCATGGTCAGGAATTCGCAGGAGATCCAATCGTCGTAGCGGTCGGCCACCACCCCGGGCAACCCGTCGGATTCGGCGTGGATCAGGCGGCAGGCGCGCGGGGGCACCGCCGGAGCCAGGGCCGCGCGGGCGCCCACGGCGGCGCGCACCCGGGCCAGGAAGAACTCCGGACCCACGGCGTCCTCGCGCGCGAAGCTCCAGGCCCGGGCCACGATCTGCGAGTTGGGGGAATAGCCCGCGTGGGCCAGCCAGCGGCCATCGGCCCCCAGCACGTCCACGGTGTCGCCGGGGCGGGGCTTGCCCTCCACGGCGTCCACGGCGCCGGAGAAGATCCAGGGGTGGCGGCGCAGCAGGGATTTCTCCCGGCCCTTCTTGAGTCGGATGGCTTGCATGGGCAGGTGGTATCATCAAATCCCGCGCCGGGAAACCGCCCCGGGCCCGGAAAAATCCGGCCCGGGGCGCGCGGTGGCGGGGCTAGCCCGCGCTGTCCACCTGGTAGCCCAGGTCCTCGATCTGGCGGCGCACCAGCTCGCAGCTGGCGGCGCCCTCGGCGGTGTAGGTGATTTCGCCGGTGGCCAGGTTCACGGTCACGTCGCGCACGCCCTCGGTGGTTTCCAGGCGCCGGGTGACGCTCTTGGCGCAGCCTTCGCAGCGCATGCCTTGCACGCGGATGGTCGTCATGGGGGCCTCCTGTCTGCTGGTGTCGCCCCAAGCATAACATACCGCCCGAGTATGGAAAAGGCCCGGGCGGGCGGCCCCGAAATAGCCTTGACTGGCGCGGGAAAACCGCTCTACAGCAAAGGCAGGCGATAAAGCCAAACCTGCCGCGAGGCAGGGACGGAAAGCCACGGGTCTGGCCGCAGACAGCCGGGTTGCCGCAGACCACGCCGGGCGGGGTTCCCCGCCGGTGCTGCGCCCGCACAGCCGCCTGGCCCGCGAGGGGGCGCCGCCATGAGCCACATCGACGTGACCGTCGTCAATCCGTTCCTCAATGCCGTCATCGAGGTGCTGGGCACCATGGCCCAGGTGCGCGCCACGCCCGGCAAACCCACCCTCAAGACCTGCGCCACCGCCTGCGGCGACATCTCCGGCATCATCGGCCTGACCGGCGAATGCACGGGCACCATCTCCGTGACCTTCAGCGCGCGCTGCGCCCTGGCGGTGGTGGGCAACATGCTCGCCGAGCGCCTGACGGACATCGACGACACGGTGGTGGACGCCGTGGGCGAGCTGACGAACATGATCTCCGGCAAGGCCCGCCAGGGGCTGGAGGCCACGGGGCGCACCTTCCGCGCGGCCACGCCCTCGGTGATCACGGGCCGGGGCCACAACATCCGCCACTGCTGCGACGGCCCGGTGCTGGCCCTGAGCTTCTCGACCCTCTACGGGCCGATCATGGTCGAGGTCTGCTTCGCGGGCAAGGGCGAGTGCTGCCGCCTGACCACCGGCGACGAGGAGCCCGCCCCGGCGCCCTAGAGCCGCAGCCAGGCGGGCACGTGGGCCGAGGCGTTCAGGGCGGCGTCCAGGGCGCGGGCCCCGGGCAGCAGGGTTTCCAGCAGCGCCCAGTATTCGCGGGAGTGGTCCAGGTGCCGGATGTGGCACAGCTCGTGGAGCAGCACGTAGTCGGCCAGCTCCGGCGGCAGGAAGAGCAGGGTGCAGTTGAGGCTGATGGTGCCCGAGGCCGAGCAGCTGCCCCAGCGCGTTTTCTGGGCGCGCAGGTGCAGCCGCGCGCAGGGCAGGCCATGGGCGGCGGCCAGCGCGCGCAGCCGGGGGCCGAAGGCCTCGCGGGCCCGGGCCTTGAGCCAGGCGCGCACCAGGGCCCGGCAGGCGTCCTGGTCGGCGGTGTCGCCCGCCAGCAGCAGCGCGTCGGGCCCGAGCTGGCGCAGAGCCGGGGGCTTGCGCGCGTCGTGGGCCGTGCGCAGGGCCACTTCGCGGCCTTGGGCACGCAGGGCCAGGGCTGCGGGCCGGGCCGGGGCGGCCTGCGGGCTCCAGCCCAGCCCCGCGATGCGCTCCAGGTGCCGCGCGGCCCACTGGGCCCGGTCCTGGACAATGGCCGGGACGCGCGCATGGTCGAACCCGCGCGGCACCACCACCTCGAACCCCACGCGCGGCGAGATGCGCAGCGTCACCCGCCGGGCGCGGGGGCTCTCGCGTACGGTGTAGGGCGGCAGGGCCGGGGCCGCGCCAGGGGCAAGGTCTGGAGGCGCGTCCGCGCCGGGGGCCGAAGCCTCGCACGGCCTCGGGGCCGGGTGCGGACCTGAATCCAAGCCCGAAGCCTCGCCCAGGCCCGGGGTCGCAGCGTGGGCCGAAGCCTCGCCCTGGCCCTGGCCCGGGCCCGGGTGCGGGCCCGGCGTCACGCGCGGCCCCCACCCCCGGGGGCTACTGGCCGCAGCATTTCTTGAACTTCTTGCCGCTGCCGCAGGGGCAGGGATCGTTGCGGCCCACCTTGGGCGACTCGCGGCGCACGGTGGGGTTGCCGCGCACCTGGCCGTCCTCGTAGACCCAGGCCCCGTCTTCGCGGCGGAATTCGGCCCGCTCGCGGTGCTGCTGGGGCACGCCGTCCAGGGCGAAGGAGGCCGTGAAATCCACCGTGCCGCGCTGGTCGGCCTCGCCGCCCGCCTCGGTGGCGTGGATTTCCAGGCCCAGCCACTGCGAATTGCGCGACCAGGCTGTGGCGGCCTCGTGGTCGAAGTCCCCGCGCTGGGCGGCGCACAGGGTGTTGCGAACGTGCTCGATGGCGCCGGTGGCGTAGGCGCTGTAGCGCGAGCGCATCAGGGCCAGGGCGGTGGGCGCCGGGGTGGCGCCGGAGATGATCGGCCCGCAGCAGGCGTCAAAGGCCAGGCCGGACCCGCAGGGACAAATGCTCGTTTCGGTCACGAAGGCTCCTGTGGCGCGGGGCGCCGTTTGGCGGGCCGTCCGGAAACCGCCGTGCACCCTGCCCGTGGCGCCCCGGCGCGGCTGCGCGCGGGGGTGCCCGGGGGTCGCGCCCGACGGTTTTCAGGCGGCCTGCGAATGATTGGGCCGCTCGGCGCTCAGTGGTGGTGTCCGCACGAGCCGTCCTCGTGCCCGTGGTGGTCGCAGATGGGCGAGGCGGGCACGGCGCCGCCGGCCAGCCAGTGCTCGGCCACATGGCGCACCTGGCCCTCGTAGCCGCGCAGGGCCTGGATGCCCGCGCGCGCCAGGGTGTCCACCGCGCCCTGGCCCATGTTGCCCGCCAGCAGCACGCTCACGCCGTTGGCGGCCAGGGTCGGCGCCAGGTTGGACTTGCAGCCGCACTCGCTCGGCGGCACCATGTGCTCTTCCACCTCGATCTGGCGGGTCTGGTCGTTGACGGTCAGGATGGTGAAGAACTGGCAATGGCCGAAGTGGGCGTCCACGACGTGGGCCCCGTCCTGCTCCTTGCTGGGGATGGCGATCTTCATGGGCTCTCTCCTGTGCGCTTTACGCCGGGCGCCGCGTCTGGCACCCTTGGCCGGGTGGAGTATAAGCCTTCCTTCCCGCACAGCAACCGCCACGGGGCATTCTTTTTCTTCCGATGCCTATCCTCTTGGATTCAATAACGATCCCCGACAGCGAACTGGAGTTCAGCGCCACGCGCAGCTCCGGGCCCGGGGGCCAGCACGTCAACAAGGTCAGCACCTGCGTGACCGTGAGCTTCGACGTGGCCGGGGCGCCCTGCCTGCCCGAGGCGGCGCGGGCGCGCCTGCTGGAACGCCTGGCCCCGCGCCTGACCCGCGAGGGCGTCCTGCGCGTCAGCGTGCAGGACACACGCTCCCAGGCCGCCAACAAGGAGCTGGCCGTGGAGCGCCTGACGGCCCTGCTGCGCGCCGCCCTCGCCCGCCCCAAACCCCGCCGCCCCACCCGCCCCACCAAAGCCTCACGCCAACGCCGCCTGACAGCCAAAAAACAACGCGCCACCGTCAAGCAGGGCCGGGGGCGCGTGGGGGGCGGGGAGGAGTGAGGGGGGACTCACCATTTAGGTGTATCGCCCATTGTAGTCAGGACAAATATGTTTTCCATCAGCGGCTGTTGGTTCAAGAAATCTTCAAGCGTTTTATTTGTATCAATCTTCATTTTTGTAACTTTGCACATATTTTTATTGTGCTCTACTGGGTTGAGATCTCTAAATATGGATGATGTGAAATGACGCTCAAGAAAATAGAGGTGAGCGGTATATTTGTCCGCATCCTTTTTCTGCGCTATTCTGTAGAAATAGACGAGGAATTCGATTACGATATTTCTGTATCCTTGGAACGCTGCTGGCTTATGTTTCCCATATGAATCGCCTAGGTCTACATTCGGGTAGAAAAACCTCCCAATTTCAATTAATGCAGAGAGAGAGGCCAGGATTTCTAATTTCTTAGTTTCGCTAAACTGGGGAATATCTACAATATGTCGCAATAAAACTGTTTTCTCGACCACTTCCGAATACCACCGGAGAACGTCATTTCGATAATTAACTGTCAGCTCATATGTTTTTGTATTTGACCGAACAGTGTAGACCACAGAGAAAATTGCAATAATTAAAGATATCACTGAGATAAAATTTGTCATCTTGACGCACCCTCCTCTTGTATAGGTGACGATATCCTCCCCCCTCAACACCTCGGCATATGCAATGCCAATCCTCCCAAAGCTGTTTCCTTGTACTTGCGATGCATGTCGCGGCCGGTTTGGTTCATGGTCCAGATGGCCTTGTCCAGGTCGATGACCTGGGTGGCGGGGTCGCCGAGGGTGGCCATGAGGTAGGCGTTGTAGGCCTTGACCGCGCCCATGGCGTTGCGCTCGATGCAGGGGATCTGCACATAGCCGCCCACGGGGTCGCAGGTCAGGCCCAGGTGGTGTTCCAGGGCGATTTCCGCCGCGTTTTCGGCCACCTGGAGCGGGTGGCCCGTGGCGTAGGCCAGCATGGCGGCGGCCATGGCCGAGGCCGTGCCGATCTCGCCCTGGCAGCCGACCTCGGCCCCGGCCAGCGAGGCGTTGCGCTTGACCAGGAAGCCCACGGCGGCGGCGGCCAGCAGGCCCCGGCGCACGGCCTCGCGCGGCAGCTCCATATGGTTGTGCAGCACATAGAGCAGGCTGGGGATGACCCCCGACGCGCCCGAGGTCGGCGCCGTGACCACCACATGCCCGGCGGCGTTCTCCTCGGCGGCGGCCATGGCGTAGGCGTTGACGAGCATCAGGAAGCGGTCGGAGCTGTGGCGCGACTCGCCCGCGCGGCGCACCAGGGTCGGCGCCTTGCGCCGCAGGCCGATGCAGCCCGGGAGCACACCCTCGGTCTCGCAACCCCGGCGCACGGCGTTTTCCATGTGCCGCATCACGCGGTCGAGCTGCTCCTCGATTTCGCGGGTGCTGCGGCGGTAGAGCGCCTTCTCGTTGGCCAGGATCAGCTCATGCAGGGCCAGGCCCGTGGCCGCGAGCTGCGCGCGCAGCTCGGCCATGGTCGCGTAGGGGTGCGGGGGCGGGCCCAGGTCCGGCTCCTGCCAGCCGCGCCACTGGATGAACCCCCCGCCCACGGAGTGGTACTCCATCTCGAAAAGCGCCTCGCCGCCCGCCAAAAGCCGCAGCACCAGCGTGTTGTTGCAGGAAAAGCCGTGCTCCACGGCGTCGAAGACCACCGTGTCCGGCCCCAGGTCCAGCCGCGCGCCGTCCACGGGCAGCGGATGGCGCCGCCCGGGGTGCTCCAGCAGCTCGTCCAGCAGGGCCTGGGGCACGGTCTCGGGGCTGTGGCCGAGCAGCCCGGCCAGCACGGCCTTGTCCGTGCCGTGGCCGTCGCCGGTGGCCGACAGCGACCCGTAGAGGTGGCAGCGCAGCCCGTCGGCCCGGGCGCGGACCTCGCCGGGCAGGGCGCGCACGCGCTCCAGGAAGTCGAAGGCCGCGCGCATGGGGCCGATGGTGTGCGAGCTCGACGGGCCGGGGCCGATGTTGAAGAGGTCGAAGACCGAGGTGGTGATGGCACTCATTTGCGCCATGTAGCCGCATTGGCCGCCCCGAGGCAAGGGCGGATCGCCGGAGGGCCGCTCCCGGCTCCGGGGGCCGGGCGGCGGCGGGCGGGAAGACGGCCCGGCGGGCCGGGGCCGGGGTCCGGCTCCGCGCCAGGCGGGCGCGCGGTGAGCTTGCGCCCCGGGGCTGGCGGGGGTAGCCTGCGCGCCCGAACAAGGAGAACGCCCGTGCCCCTGGTCCCTTCCGCCTTCTGCCCCCCGCCGCTGCTGCGCGGCGGGCACGTCCAGACCCTGTACCCCTTCGTCCTGCGCCCGCGCGTGCCCGTGGAGTACCGCCGCGAGCGCCTGGAGCTGCCCGACGGCGACTTCCTGGACCTGGACTGGAGCCCGGCCCCGGAGCCGGACGGCGCGCAGTCCTCGCGGCTGGCCCTGGTCATCCACGGCCTGGAGGGCCACTCGCGGCGCAAATACGTCACGGGCATGGCCCTGGCCCTGAACCGCGCGGGCTGGGACGTGTGCGCCATGAACCACCGCGGCTGCTCGGGCGAGCCCAACCGCCTGGCGCGCACCTACCACAGCGGCGAGACCGCCGACCTGCACACGGCCCTGACCCGGGCCCTGGCCGCCGGGGGCTACAGCCGCGCGGCCCTGGTGGGCTTCAGCATGGGCGGCAACCAGGTGGCCAAGTACCTGGGCGAGGACCCCGGGCGCGTGCCGCCCCAGGTCTGCGCGGCGGTGGCCGTGTCCGCGCCGCTGGACCTGGCGGCCTCGGTGCGCGCCCTGGAGCGCGGCGCGGCGCGGCTCTACCAGGGCTACCTCATGCGCAGCCTCAAGGCGAAAATGCGCGCCAAGGCCGCCCTGCTGCCCGGGGCGCTGTCCACCGCCGGGCTGGACGCCATGCGCACCTTCCGCCAGTTCGACGACGCCTACACCGCGCCGCTCAACGGTTTTGCCGACGCCGCCGACTACTACGCTCGCAACGGCGCCGTGCGCGTGCTGGAGGGCGTGGGCCTGCCGCTGCTGGTGCTCTCCGCCGCCGATGACCCCTTCCTGGCCCCGGAGTGCTACCCGCGCGCCCAGGCCCGGGCCAGCGCCACCCTGCACCTGGAAACCCCCGCCACCGGCGGCCATGTGGGCTTCGTGCCCGGCGATGGCGGGCCCTACTGGTCCGAGGCGCGGGCCGTGGAATTCCTGGCGCGCCACGCCTGAGGGCCGCCCGGCTGCCCTCGCCTCCCCCCTCCCGCAGGCCAGCCCCGGGCGCCCGCATGGCGGCGCAAAAAAAGTGCAGGCCCGCGCGCATATTCCTGCGCGCGGGCCTGAAACGGATGCGCAGCCCAGCGCCCCGGGAGCGGCCGCGCCGAACCACGCCGGACAGGCCCCCTCCGGCGGCCCCCTGCACAGGGCCGGAGCCCGCCCGGACCCGCGCGCCGCAGCGGATACCCGCCCCTGCCCTGCCCGGCCCCACCCCCGCCCTGCCCGGCCCGCCAAAGAACGGGGCTGCCCCCGCAAGCGAGGGCAGCCCCGGTGCAAGGCTCGTTGCGCGCCGCAGCCTAGGGCGCGACGGTCAGCACATAGGCGCGCTCCCAGACCAGCCAGTCGCGGGCCAGGGCTTGCAGGTCGGCAGGGCTGACCAGGGCGGCCCGGGCCACGCCCTGGCGGTCGTGGTCCGCCGGGAAGCCGCGCGCCAGCAGCCCGGCGGCCTCGGCGCTGCGGGCCGACAGGCTCTGGTGGTCGCGGTGGTAGTCCCCGGCGATGAGGCTGGCGGCGCGGGCCACCTCGGCCTGGGCCAGGGGCGTCTCGCGCAGGCCGGTCACGGCCTGGCGGAAGCCTTCCAGGGCCTGGGCGGTCTTGTCGGGCGAGGTGCCGATGTAGAAGGCCAGAAAACCCGTTTCCGGCGCCTGCCAAAGCAGGGCGGTGACGGAGTAGCCCAGGCCCTGGCGGTCGCGCAGCTCGCGGAACAGCAGCCCACCCTGCCCGGCCAGGGCCTGGCGCAGCACGTCCAGCCCCACGCTGTCGTCCGAGCGCAGCCCCGGCACGGGGAAGGCCACCACGATGTGCGACTGGTTGCGGTCGGCCAGGGTCAGGGCCCGGGAGCGCTCCTTGCCCCAGGCAGGCACGGGGAAGGCGAAGGGCTCGGCGGGCGGCCCGGCGGCCAGCTCGCGGGCCAGGGCCGTGACGGCCCCGGGGTCAAAGTCGCCGCACACGGCCATGGTCCACGGCTGGCGGCGCTGGCGCTCCCAGAACTCGCGCACCTGGGCCGGGCCCAGGCCCGCCACGCCGTCCACGGTACCCTCGTGCAGGTGGGCGTAGCCGGTGTCGGCGAAGACCATGGGGAACAGGTGGCGGAAGGCCAGGCCCGTGGGCTCGTCCTCGCGGCTGCGGATGGCGGCCTGCTGCTCGGTGACGACGCGGGCGACTTCCTCGGGGGCGAAGGCCGGGGCGGCCAGGGTCTGCCCCAGCAGGGGCAGCACCTCGGGGGCGAAGCGCGAGGGGAAGCGCGCGCTGACGGTGAACATGTCGCGGGTGGCCCGGGCGCCGATGGACGCGGCGCGGTCGGCCAGGAAATCGCGGAACTCGGTGGCCGACATCCCGGCGGTGCCCCGGGTCAGGGTTCGGGCCGCAAGCTCGGCCAGCCCCTGCTCGTCGGGGAACAGCAGCGCGTCGCCGCCGGGGAAGGCCATGGTCACCGAGGCGTAGGGCAGGGTCGCGTCGGGCAGCAGCACCAGGGTCCGGCCCCCGCCCAGGTCCACGGTCTGCGCCTGCGCGCCCGCGCCGTCGGCGGGTCCGGCCTGGGCCGTGGCCCCGGCGCCGGGGCCGAAGGCCGCGTCCACGGCCTCGCGCAGCTCGCGTTCCAGGGCCGGGGCGTCGGTCTGGCCGCCCTCGGGCAGCAGGACCACGGCGGCCAGGGCCTCGCGGGTCAGGGTGGCCCGCGCCAGGGCGCCCAGCTCGGCGGTGCCCACGTGGCGCAGGGCGTGCAGGTAATTGTCCTCGGCGCGCATGCCGTTCTCGAAAAACTGGAAGTAGCCGATCTTGGAGGCCAGCCCGCCCAGGGTCTCCTTGGAGGAATAGAGGTCGTCCTCGATGTTCAGCCGGGCGCGGCCCAGCTCGCGGTCGGTGAAGGACGCGGGGTCCAGCCCGGCCAGGTCGGCGGCCAGCGCGCTCCAGAAGGCGGGCAGCTTGTCGCGGTCCAGCTCGGCGCTGATGGTGAACAGGCCCGTGCCCTCCAGGCCCATGGCATAGGCCGAAATGGAGTCCACAAGGCCCAGCTCGTACTGGTACTTGCGGTACAGGCGCGAGGAGCGGTCGCCGCCCAGCACCTGGGCCAGCAGGTCCAGCCCCGGGGCCTGGGCCGAGCCCAGGGCCGGGGCCGGGAAGGCCACGGAAAGATAGACCTTGTTCCACGGCCCGGCCTGCACGGCCACGCGCGGCGCCTCGAAGCGCGGCGCGGGCAGCGGCCCGCGCGGGGCCACCGGGGCGGTGTTCTTCAGGTCGCCGAACTGCGCGCGCACCAGCTCCAGGGCCCGCTCCGGGTCCACGTCGCCCACCACCACGGCCAGCATGGACTGCGGCTGGTAGAACCGGGCGATGTAGTCCAGGATATCCTGGCGGGTGAAGGCCGACACGGTCTCGCGCAGGCCGATGATGGGCCGCTCGTAGGGCGTGCCGCCCCACAGCAGCGGTTGCAGGGCCTGGAAGCGGCGGCTGCCGGGGGTGTCCTCGCCGCGCTCCAGCTCCGCGAGCACGACCTGCTTTTCGCGCTCCAGCTCTTCGGGGTCCAGGGCCGCGCCGAAGATCATGTCGCGCAGCACGTCCAGGCCCAGCTCCAAGCGCTCGGCGGGCAGGTCGATGATGTAGACGGTGTAGTCGAAGCTGGTGGCGGCATTCAGGTAGCCGCCCGCGCCCTCGATCTCCTCGGCCACCTGCCCCGGGGCGCGGCGCGCGGTGCCCTTGAAGACCATATGCTCCAGCAGGTGGCTGATGCCCGCCTGGGCCGGGGTTTCGTAGGCCGCCCCCGCGCGCACGTACAGGCGCAGCGAAACCAGGGGGAAGCGCGTGTCGGGCTGCACCAGCACGTCCAGGCCGTTTTCCAGGCGCGTGAGCACCGGGGGGGCGTCCCCGGCGTGGGCCAGGCTAACCCCGGCGGCCACGAGCAGGGCTCCCGCCAGGGCGATGATCCGTTTCAGCATGAGGCACTCCGTGGTCTCCTTGGTGGTGGCGCGCGCGGCGCGGATGAAAAAAAGCGGGGGCACGCCCCGCTTTCCAATCATAGGTTCCGGACGGGATTTGGCAAGCCCGCTACTTGGGGCAGGCCCCGCCGCCCAGGCAGTGGTTCTCGATGAACCGGCCCACCTGGACGCCCAGGTACAGGCACTCCACGCCCTGCATGCACTTTTCGGCGTCCTGGGCCTCCACATGGGTGGACAGGCTGTGCTCGCCCGCGGCCCCCGTGGTCATGGTCACGATCCAGGCGCCGGACGCCTCGTCCAGCCGCGCGGACAGCTCCACGCCATGGCGCCCCAGCTCGGGGTAGAACTCCTTGATGCGCGCCAGCAGCGCGTTTGTGGTCACGGATGTGGTCATGGCTTCCTCCCGCTGTTGCGGCCCTGGCCCCGGACGGGTCCGAGGGCCGGTTTGGGAACAAGCATACCACAGCCGCGCGGGCGCCGCAAACCGCCGGGCGGCATTGCCCCGGCCACGGCGCGCAGGGTCACGGCGCACAGCACCACCGCCCCGCCCGCCAGGGCCCACGGCCCGGGCAGCTCGCCCACGCCCAGGGCCACCCACAGCGGGTTGAGCACCGGCTCCAGGGTCATGATCAGGATGGCCGTCAGGGCGGGCAGGCGGCGGATGCACCAGACGTAGAGCAACAGCGACAGCCCCTGCTGGACCACGCCCAGATAGACCAGCCCCAGGGCCCCGCCCGCGCCGGGCAGGCCCTGGGCCAGGAAAGGCAGGCCCACCGCCGCCGCGATGGCGTGGCCCAGGACCACCGAGCCCACGGGGGAGGCGTCCTTCTGGGCGCGCATGCACAGGGTGAAGGCCGCGTAGCACAGGCCCGTGCCCACGGCGATGACGTTGCCCCACAGCCCCGTGGGCGAGAGCCGGTCGAGGAAGAAGAGCACCATGCCGCCCAAGGCGGCGGCCAGCAGGGCCCAGTCGGCCTTGCGGGTGGGCTCGCCCAGCAGGGCCGGGGCCAGCAGGGCCACATACAGCGGCGCGGTGTAGGCCAGCAGGATGGCGTTGGCCGCCGTGGTCAGCTTGGTGGCCACCACGTTGGTGACGAGCAGCCCCGCGTAGCCCAGGGCCGCGCCCAGGCCCGCCGGGGTCAGGGCCGGGCGGGCCGCCCCGCGCAGCAGCACGAGCAGCGTCAGCGCCGACAGGGCGCTGCGCACGCCGGTGATGGCCATGGGGTGCAGGTCGATGGCCTTGACGGCCAGCCCGCCGGAACTCCACAGCAGGGCGGTCAGCGCCAGCAGCGCCGCCGCGCGGGAACTCTGCGCCACGGCGCCCCCTTCGATGCCCAAGAATGCGGCAGGGATAGCGCGAGTACGCGCCCGGCGCAAGGGCCGCGCGCGGGCCCGGCAGGCGGCGGGGAATCAGGGGCGGCGCGGGCGCGGCGTCAGCAGGGCGCGTCCGGCTCCGGGGCGTGCATCCACTGGCGGGTCTTGCACAGGTCGAAGCGGTCGGGCCGCAACCCAGGGTTGACCAGCTCCACCAGCCGCAGGGGGCTCACGTAGCCGGTGCTCCAATCCAGGCGCAGGGCCACTCCGCCCTCGCGGGGCCAGGCCCCGGCCAGAAAGGGCCGCACGTCGGTGGTGCGCGGGCCCTTCTTGGTCTCGCGGGCCCAGGGCAGCTCGGCCAGGGCCAGGGCCGCGGCCCACTGGGCCTGGCGCGCGGCCACCTCGGCGGCGTCGCCCTCCCAGGTCAGCAGGAAGTCCTCGGCCACGGCCTGCTGCGTCTTGCGGCCCAGGTCCAGGGTTTCGATGCACAGCAGGTCCATGCCCCGGGGCAGGTGCGGCGTCAGGCGCAGGGCAAGCTCCTCGGGGCCCATCTCGCGGCGCAGGAACACGTCGAACCACTCGCGGCGGCTCTGCACGCCCACGGGCAGCGCGCGCCCGAAGGACAGCCGCGCCAGGGGGTGGAACCCGGCGGAGAAGCTCACGGGCACCCCGGCCCGGCGCAGCACGCGCTCGATGAGCCGTTGCAGCTCGATCTGGCTGATGAAGCGCATCTCGGCCAGCCGGGTGTGCCAGACGCGGTAGTGCGCGACCTTGTGGGCCAGCTCGCCGATGTCCGGCGGGCGCGGGCGGGCGCCCTTGGCCTGCCCGGGCCGGGCCTCGGCCTGGGCCTCGGGCCGGGGGCTCTCCGGGGCCGCTTCGGGGGCCGCCGGGGCGGCGCAGGGCGCGGGCGGGGCCTGGGGCTGCGGGGCGGTCTGGTGGGCGGCGCCGCCCGTGGCGTCGGCCTGGTCGCGCACGGCGTGGACAACGCGGGGCCGGATGTCCTCGCGCGCCCCCTGGAGCGCCAGCTCCGAGGTCCGGCCCTCGAAGTTGCAGACCCCGCAGTTGCGGCAGGCGTTGTAGCGGCAGTCGTCGGTCAGGCGGGCCTCCAGGGCCCGGCGGCGCTCGGCGGCCAGGAAACGGCGGTGCACCCCGCTGGACAGATGGTCCCAGGGCAGGGGCTCGTCCTGGGCGCGCTCGCGCAGGAAGTGCAGCGGGTCCAGCCCGTGCTCGGCCAGGGCTTCGAGCCAGGGCCCCAGGCGCAGGTGGTCGATCCAGCTGGCGAACAGCGCGCCCTTGGCGTAGGCCGCGCGCACCACCGGGGCCAGCTCGCGCCCGCCGCGCGAGAACACGCCCTCCAGGAAGCTCATCTCCGGCTGGTGCCAGCGCATCTTGATGCGCTTGTGCGGGGCGAACCCGGCGCGCAGGCGGTCCACCCGCGCGCGGACCTCCTCCATGGTCAGCTGGCGCTCCCACTGGAAGGGCGTGTGCGCCTTGGGCACGAAGGGCGAAATGGCCGCCGAGACCTGCAAACGCTTGACGTGACGCCCGGCGCAGTCGCGCACCTTCAGGCACAGGTCCACGATGGCGTCCAGGTCCGCGTCGGTTTCTGTGGGCAGGCCGATCATGAAATAGAGCTTCACGTTCTGCCAGCCGTTGTCGAAGAGCTTGCGCACATGGGCCACCAGGGCCTCTTCGGTCACGCCCTTGTTGATCACGTCGCGCAGGCGCTGGCTGCCCGCCTCGGGGGCCAGGGTGGCCCCGGTGCGGCGGATGGTGGACATCAGCCCCATGATGCCCTCGCTCACCGAGCCCACGCGCAACGACGGCAGCGAGATGGACACCTGGGCCTCGCGGCAGCGGGAAAAACTCGTGGCGAACAGCTCTTCCAGGGCCGAATAGTCGCCCGTGGACAGGGACAAAAAGGACAGGTCCTCGAAGCCCGTCTCGGCCAGGCCCTTGGCGATGAGCGCGTCCAGGGCCTCGGGGCCGCGCTCGCGGGCCGGGCGGTAGACCATGCCCGCCTGGCAGAAGCGGCAGCCCCGGGTGCAGCCGCGCGCGATCTCCACGGCCAGC includes these proteins:
- a CDS encoding heavy-metal-associated domain-containing protein, with product MTTIRVQGMRCEGCAKSVTRRLETTEGVRDVTVNLATGEITYTAEGAASCELVRRQIEDLGYQVDSAG
- a CDS encoding chemotaxis protein CheX; the protein is MSHIDVTVVNPFLNAVIEVLGTMAQVRATPGKPTLKTCATACGDISGIIGLTGECTGTISVTFSARCALAVVGNMLAERLTDIDDTVVDAVGELTNMISGKARQGLEATGRTFRAATPSVITGRGHNIRHCCDGPVLALSFSTLYGPIMVEVCFAGKGECCRLTTGDEEPAPAP
- a CDS encoding M48 family metallopeptidase, which produces MTLRISPRVGFEVVVPRGFDHARVPAIVQDRAQWAARHLERIAGLGWSPQAAPARPAALALRAQGREVALRTAHDARKPPALRQLGPDALLLAGDTADQDACRALVRAWLKARAREAFGPRLRALAAAHGLPCARLHLRAQKTRWGSCSASGTISLNCTLLFLPPELADYVLLHELCHIRHLDHSREYWALLETLLPGARALDAALNASAHVPAWLRL
- a CDS encoding YchJ family protein, producing MTETSICPCGSGLAFDACCGPIISGATPAPTALALMRSRYSAYATGAIEHVRNTLCAAQRGDFDHEAATAWSRNSQWLGLEIHATEAGGEADQRGTVDFTASFALDGVPQQHRERAEFRREDGAWVYEDGQVRGNPTVRRESPKVGRNDPCPCGSGKKFKKCCGQ
- a CDS encoding NifB/NifX family molybdenum-iron cluster-binding protein, whose amino-acid sequence is MKIAIPSKEQDGAHVVDAHFGHCQFFTILTVNDQTRQIEVEEHMVPPSECGCKSNLAPTLAANGVSVLLAGNMGQGAVDTLARAGIQALRGYEGQVRHVAEHWLAGGAVPASPICDHHGHEDGSCGHHH
- the arfB gene encoding alternative ribosome rescue aminoacyl-tRNA hydrolase ArfB produces the protein MPILLDSITIPDSELEFSATRSSGPGGQHVNKVSTCVTVSFDVAGAPCLPEAARARLLERLAPRLTREGVLRVSVQDTRSQAANKELAVERLTALLRAALARPKPRRPTRPTKASRQRRLTAKKQRATVKQGRGRVGGGEE
- a CDS encoding L-serine ammonia-lyase — its product is MAQMSAITTSVFDLFNIGPGPSSSHTIGPMRAAFDFLERVRALPGEVRARADGLRCHLYGSLSATGDGHGTDKAVLAGLLGHSPETVPQALLDELLEHPGRRHPLPVDGARLDLGPDTVVFDAVEHGFSCNNTLVLRLLAGGEALFEMEYHSVGGGFIQWRGWQEPDLGPPPHPYATMAELRAQLAATGLALHELILANEKALYRRSTREIEEQLDRVMRHMENAVRRGCETEGVLPGCIGLRRKAPTLVRRAGESRHSSDRFLMLVNAYAMAAAEENAAGHVVVTAPTSGASGVIPSLLYVLHNHMELPREAVRRGLLAAAAVGFLVKRNASLAGAEVGCQGEIGTASAMAAAMLAYATGHPLQVAENAAEIALEHHLGLTCDPVGGYVQIPCIERNAMGAVKAYNAYLMATLGDPATQVIDLDKAIWTMNQTGRDMHRKYKETALGGLALHMPRC
- a CDS encoding YheT family hydrolase, with translation MPLVPSAFCPPPLLRGGHVQTLYPFVLRPRVPVEYRRERLELPDGDFLDLDWSPAPEPDGAQSSRLALVIHGLEGHSRRKYVTGMALALNRAGWDVCAMNHRGCSGEPNRLARTYHSGETADLHTALTRALAAGGYSRAALVGFSMGGNQVAKYLGEDPGRVPPQVCAAVAVSAPLDLAASVRALERGAARLYQGYLMRSLKAKMRAKAALLPGALSTAGLDAMRTFRQFDDAYTAPLNGFADAADYYARNGAVRVLEGVGLPLLVLSAADDPFLAPECYPRAQARASATLHLETPATGGHVGFVPGDGGPYWSEARAVEFLARHA